One genomic region from Pecten maximus chromosome 5, xPecMax1.1, whole genome shotgun sequence encodes:
- the LOC117327033 gene encoding uncharacterized protein LOC117327033 isoform X1, producing MARLAEHLLTGFLSLVYIAMGVVKLYPMSQQMAFAITRQFQAYAKVCPTVLFGYIPEPHKYHATLGVWELCCGLALLSGDRELKQGASGILLAMMANMIISNVILKDYSAMFFFAMHFFFLSYMFALYSRKSVPEKTEEEENFKKEK from the exons ATGGCGCGTCTAGCAGAACATTTACTGACTGGATTTTTGTCGTTGGTTTACATAGCGATGGGCGTCGTCAAACTCTACCCGATGTCACAACAGATGGCGTTTGCTATT ACAAGACAGTTCCAAGCCTATGCGAAGGTATGCCCTACAGTACTTTTCGGGTACATCCCCGAACCACACAAGTACCACGCTACACTAGGGGTTTGGGAACTCTGTTGCGGTCTTGCCTTACTGTCTGGGGATCGTGAACTAAAGCAAGGTGCCTCTGGAATTCTCCTAGCCATGATGGCCAATATGATAATATCAAACGTCATCCTCAAAGACTACTCAGCCATGTTTTTCTTCGCCATGCATTTCTTTTTTCTGTCTTATATGTTCGCGTTGTACAGTCGGAAGTCCGTGCCAGAGAAAACGGAAGAAGAGGAAAATTTCAAGAAGGAGAAATAA
- the LOC117327033 gene encoding uncharacterized protein LOC117327033 isoform X2, whose product MARLAEHLLTGFLSLVYIAMGVVKLYPMSQQMAFAIQFRCMLYSSVFPSAWLGYTPDPDMYRVMTGTFELSSALAMLTWDRELRLGGCGVLVAIMALMVWSGMALGDYFFVWIYVVGLLLQLFLFVKFWKRKQD is encoded by the exons ATGGCGCGTCTAGCAGAACATTTACTGACTGGATTTTTGTCGTTGGTTTACATAGCGATGGGCGTCGTCAAACTCTACCCGATGTCACAACAGATGGCGTTTGCTATT CAATTTCGCTGTATGTTGTACTCCTCCGTGTTCCCCAGCGCGTGGCTAGGGTACACGCCCGACCCTGATATGTACCGGGTGATGACGGGCACGTTCGAGTTGTCGTCTGCGCTGGCTATGTTGACGTGGGACCGAGAACTCCGCCTTGGAGGCTGTGGAGTCCTGGTGGCTATAATGGCCCTGATGGTCTGGTCGGGGATGGCACTAGGGGACTACTTTTTCGTCTGGATTTACGTTGTTGGACTTTTGCTgcaattgtttttgtttgtgaaatTTTGGAAAAGGAAGCAGGACTGA
- the LOC117327035 gene encoding yrdC domain-containing protein, mitochondrial-like: protein MVLFKYSLNILKKSTPCGISAIMAKVVDINNHDLQHVVALATQSLKAGNIIAVPTDTIYGVAGLAQRNDATSRIYQLKNRDLKKPIAISVADIDDVYKWGHVTVSRELLTELLPGPVTVVFRRKDELSPSLNPDVHLIGIRIPDQQFIRSLARACQEPIALTSANISSAPSTVSVEEFSELWPMLDLVVDGGMLGNTTESRQGSTVVDLSQTGVYRIIRDGSALRPTSDLLERHGLKNGKMLDSSVDAAGTER, encoded by the exons ATGGTTTTATTTAAATACTCCCtgaatattttaaagaaatcaaCACCGTGTGGTATTTCTGCAATAATGGCTAAGGTTGTGGACATAAATAATCACG ATTTGCAGCACGTGGTTGCCTTGGCAACACAAAGCCTCAAAGCAGGAAACATCATAGCAGTGCCAACGGACACCATATATGGGGTCGCAGGTCTAGCACAGAGAAATGATGCTACAAGTAggatttatcaacttaaaaaccGGGACTTGAAAAAACCGATCGCAATCAGTGTTGCTGATATTGATgatgtatataa GTGGGGTCATGTGACTGTCTCACGGGAATTGCTAACAGAACTGCTCCCTGGTCCTGTCACTGTTGTGTTCCGGAGGAAAGACGAGCTGAGTCCCAGCTTAAATCCTGATGTCCACCTTATAGGGATCAGAATACCTGACCAGCAGTTTATCAGGTCCCTCGCCAGGGCGTGTCAGGAACCGATCGCCTTGACCAGCGCTAACATCAGTTCTGCTCCCAGCACTGTGTCTGTAGAG GAGTTCAGCGAGTTGTGGCCCATGTTGGACTTGGTGGTTGATGGAGGGATGCTTGGAAATACGACGGAGTCCAGACAGGGTTCTACCGTTGTAGACTTGTCACAGACCGGAGTGTACAGAATTATACGCGATGGAAG TGCTTTACGGCCTACATCAGATTTACTGGAGAGACATGGACTGAAGAATGGGAAAATGTTAGACTCGTCAGTTGATGCTGCTGGGACGGAAAGATAG
- the LOC117327034 gene encoding CDK5 regulatory subunit-associated protein 1-like, with translation MSSSLNARFLRRLLRQNVGCSTCVCRKDSARYLTTTDRYCTNDIDKPLPSKSPGASAAGSRLINNPLPFKTFLPKTTYPDHAPVDTEDVPYVPLQLHKETRKVYFETYGCQMNVNDTEIAMAILEKNGFVMTTDVKEADVLFMMTCSIREGAEQKIWKRLEYYKSLKRKRSSMKIGILGCMAENLKKKIIEKDKHVDVVCGPDAYKDLPRLLDVTSTGQAAVNVMLSFDETYADVMPVRVKQDSPSAFVSIMRGCDNMCTYCIVPFTRGRERSRPIASIVEEIQALSDQGLKEITLLGQNVNSYIDKSESKFYGGFDAKNTTKNSSGFKTVYKPKVGGRRFSDLLDAVSRVDPDIRIRFTSPHPKDFPDEVLYMMKEQPNICKHIHLPAQSGSTAVLQAMRRGYTRESYLELVHHIWDIIPDVSLSSDFIAGFCGETEEDHMDTLSLMDIVQYHFVYMFPYSMRSKTHAHHKLQDDVPDEVKKRRHLEISKAFRDGALKRNQAQIGQKQLVLVESVSKRSTDDMAGRNDGNTKVILAGGGTTAGNSLTLKPGDYVVAEITSCSSQVLHARPLYTSSIQDFHQSFHSHQINTQQQYVVTS, from the exons ATGTCATCTTCTCTCAACGCTAGATTTCTTAGAAGATTGCTAAGACAAAATGTGGGTTGTTCAACCTGTGTCTGTAGAAAAGATTCGGCTAGATATTTGACAACCACAGATCGGTATTGTACCAATGACATTGACAAACCGCTACCGAGCAAAAGCCCTGGGGCATCAGCAGCCGGGAGCCGGTTGATCAATAACCCTCTTCCCTTCAAGACTTTCCTACCCAAAACAACTTATCCTGACCATGCCCCAGTGGACACCGAAGATGTTCCGTATGTCCCCTTGCAGCTACACAAAGAAACGAGAAAAG tgtattttgaaacCTATGGCTGTCAGATGAATGTGAATGATACAGAAATAGCGATGGCCATCTTGGAGAAAAATGGATTTGTAATGACAACTGATGTGAAGGAG GCTGATGTCCTGTTCATGATGACCTGTTCTATCAGAGAGGGTGCCGAACAAAAGATCTGGAAACGTCTGGAATACTACAAGTCATTGAAAAGGAAGCGATCATCCATGAAAATTGGAATATTAG GGTGTATGGCCGAGAATCTGAAGAAGAAGATTATTGAGAAGGACAAACATGTGGATGTTGTGTGCGGGCCTGATGCCTATAAAGATCTCCCGCGTCTACTGGACGTCACATCCACTGGCCAAGCAGCTG TGAATGTGATGCTTTCGTTCGATGAGACGTACGCTGACGTGATGCCAGTCCGGGTAAAACAAGATTCACCTTCTGCTTTTGT GTCTATCATGCGAGGCTGTGACAACATGTGTACCTATTGTATAGTACCGTTCACTAGGGGCAGGGAGAGGAGTCGTCCTATAGCCTCCATAGTGGAGGAGATCCAGGCCTTGTCAGACCAG GGGTTGAAAGAAATTACACTCCTTGGACAAAATGTCAATAGCTACATAGACAAGTCCGAGTCCAAGTTTTATGGGGGATTTGATGctaaaaatacaacaaaaaatagCTCTGGATTTAAAACGGTCTACAAGCCTAAGGTCGGAGGTCGACGATTCAGCGATTTGTTGGATGCAGTGTCTCGAGTGGATCCTGATATAAGGATACGTTTCACCTCTCCACACCCGAAGGACTTTCCCGATGAG GTGTTGTATATGATGAAAGAGCAACCAAACATCTGTAAGCACATCCACCTCCCAGCCCAGAGTGGCAGTACGGCTGTACTTCAGGCAATGAGACGAGGCTACACACGCGAGTCCTACCTGGAATTAGTACATCACATCTGGGATATCATACCTG aTGTGTCACTGTCCAGTGACTTTATAGCGGGATTCTGCGGGGAGACTGAAGAAGACCACATGGACACACTATCTCTGATGGACATTGTACAGTACCACTTCGTGTATATGTTCCCATACAGTATGAGAAGT AAGACACATGCCCACCACAAGCTACAAGATGATGTTCCTGATGAAGTCAAAAAACGCCGACATCTGGAAATCTCCAAAGCATTTAGGGATGGGGCTCTGAAACGAAACCAGGCTCAGATCGGACAGAAACAACTTGTGTTGGTGGAGTCT gtaagtaaACGATCCACAGACGACATGGCCGGCAGAAATGATGGCAATACCAAGGTAATCCTGGCAGGTGGTGGAACAACAGCGGGGAACAGCTTAACCCTTAAACCTGGAGACTATGTTGTCGCAGAG attACTTCATGCTCATCCCAAGTTTTACATGCAAGACCTCTATACACAAGTTCTATCCAAGACTTTCACCAATCCTTCCACAGTCACCAGATCAATACCCAACAACAATATGTTGTAACCAGTTAG